Genomic segment of Kingella negevensis:
CGGTTCCATTGCGTGCTGGCACGACATGGCAAATCATTCAGTTACTCGGCAAACGCACGGAAACTGACCCAGTGAAAATGCAGCGCGAAGCTGTTCGCAAAATGTTGGTTCGCCAAGCGCAGCAAGAAAGCCAAGCGCAGTTTGTGGCTCAAATGCAGCAAAATGCTGTAATTCGTGAGTATTAATTGAAAAGCAGCCTGAAAAATAATTTTTCAGGCTGCTTTCTTTTGCATAAAGTTTTAGTCCAAAAATCAAGTATAACTAATATTTTTATCTTTAAAAGTCATGTTATTATTATTTTCTTTAATTTGTAGCAGTACTTTGTTGTATTAAAGAATTAGAAAAAATAGGCATATAATAGTTAATAATAGTGCAATTATTATTGCTAATAAATCTTTGAAATTCTTCTTGTTGTGGAAGTTATTTTGTAATAAATTTATTCTTTTTCTTATATTAAATTTTTACAAATTCTGTTTGCTATATTTTTTATTTTGCATGTTATACATATTAATCTCTTCTTTTAATTTATTATTGATTAATTGGGTTTTAGATGCTCTACTTTTTGTATGTATCCTTGTATAGCTAATCAAGAAAATATTATATAATAATAACTAAATTATATCAATATGTTTTAAGTATTAAATTATAATATTTTAATTAAATCGTTGATTTTAAGTGAAATAAATATCCTATTTCTGGTGTGTTTTTAGACTTTTTATTTCTTTTTTGTAATTAAATAATGGAGTATTTCGAATATTTTTATAAATTCAAATTGCAATAAAAAGTACCGTTTGAATCAATCAAACGGTACTTTTTGTTTTTTCAAACTGGTTGAAACTCTTGTAAAGCTCAAAGACTACATTCTATGTTTTACAAAACTGTATTAGCAGGTTCGTAACGAATCATTTCACGGATTTTATTGTAATTATCAACCAGAACCACTTTAGGCTGGTGCGTTTGTAATTCTTCTTCAGAAACCATCACATACGACATAATAATCACAACATCGCCCGCCAATACCAAACGCGCTGCCGCGCCGTTCAAGCAGATGGTGCCGCTGCCACGTTCGCCAGCAATCGTGTACGTTTCAAATCGCTCACCGTTGTTGTTGTTCACAATTTGCACTTTTTCGTTCACGCTGATGCCAGCCGCGTCCATCAAATCTTGGTCAATCGTAATGCTGCCCACGTAGTTCAGGTCAGCTTGGGTTACAGTTGCGCGGTGAATTTTACCGCTGAGTACAGTTTTAAACATGGGATTTTTTTTGGGAAAAATAAAACGC
This window contains:
- the panD gene encoding aspartate 1-decarboxylase yields the protein MFKTVLSGKIHRATVTQADLNYVGSITIDQDLMDAAGISVNEKVQIVNNNNGERFETYTIAGERGSGTICLNGAAARLVLAGDVVIIMSYVMVSEEELQTHQPKVVLVDNYNKIREMIRYEPANTVL